aaataaataaataaataaataaataaatatatatatatatatatatatatatatattttgttggGGAGAGAGTCAATATCTTGATGTTTGAATAGAAGTTGATCGCGACTGTCCAAACTCCAATGTCATCCTTCTACCACATTTCTCCTTAATTAGCAAATAcaagaatttaaaattttgaattgttttaGAGAGAATGGGGtattaataaatattttcttattaaaataaaattaaaaagaagaacaagaagatttATTGACATATAAATTCTACCTTGAACTACCAATACTTTATGTTGATACCATACCTATAATTTGTCAACCACATCTTTTGCCTGCAATGTAAGGAATAGATCactaaaatatttaaaacaatatatatatatatatagatttgGATGGATTAAACTTTGTATAATCTAGGTTGTCAACCTTTGCCTGCTTTACTAATATACACAAGATTCtgaccttttcttcttttagattttttaattaaaaagttATCTTTAGAATGTTGTTATGAgcactctaaaaaaaaaaaaaatcatttcttACTTATTTAGTGcatgaagaaaaaagaatgaaCTTTTTTCAGTGCTAATAACCGTTTTTTGGAATATATATTAGCTCAATATAGTTTCGAGTGTGAACAAGACATGCTTTGATTTGAAGAAATGTTTGAAGTAATTCtaattttactctttatttataagATTTGGTTGAAAGGCccaacaaaatcttatttaCACATGCTCACTcttatgttttcttttcttttggacAAACCTTCTCCTTTCCTTGTTTTTAGGGTGGATGTGGTCGCATTAAATCTATGAGAGCAAATTTCCGCCATGGATTGAATTGACGAAAACATGCACAcacaaagaaaagagagaaaacgaAGTTAGACTAATACCGGTGAATCGACAATGACTTCTGTAAGGAGCATGAAATGGTCAACTCGCACTGAAATTTGAAGTGAAGTGGTGGTTTCGCTTGCTTGTGATAATTCTCCGCCTGGTAAAAGCATAAGGAAGATGATAAGTAATTCGAGAATCGAATTTACACGACTTGGTCGTAGCCGATTTGGAATCAACTTTGGTTCGGTGGGTGCATGGTGTGGGCGATAGAGTGAGGTGTTGAGCTCTGAATGGTGGAGATATTAGTGATTTGAGTGCCAAGAACAGATGTTGTGCCCAACCCCCCATAAAATATTGAGGAGTAGGGTGGGATTGGAGTTGTGACAACCCGTCACTATatttacaattttattaatttaaaaaacatgATTTGACGAGAATGCCCTAGAGGCAAAgttttgacttttgttgacctttatggcttcgtcaccatCATGGTGTCGGCTAGTACAACTCAATTCGaagtccaagtggacattccaGGTAAGAGTGTGTCAGCAGTGATAGTCAAAAAATGCAAACaaagatttttcaatttgtagtgtttttttataatttttttttatgattttaaaatttttggtgGGCCAAATGCCTGCTACATCATCTTTTTTAATGCTAGACCAAAACCATCTCTAACCCttggcctaaaacctaaaatttttagcccagaaaatttgggttttaacccagaaactgtttttctgctccaacccttatggcctaaaattttagcaccagattattaaagaatgaatttaggctatttttttaaaattaactttaaagaaaattatgtaaactatcctaaataaattttatgaacattttaacctaaaaatatttaaatttcgatAAACATTGAAAACTCGCTAAACCAACACATGAAACTCATGAAACACTATAGAAGAATATGAAACAgatgatagagatgtataaacACAAGACACATGAGCAAACACGTGGTTTTGGaagatggtagaaagaaaaattagaagaattgtaggagaaaagtgagttttgtgtggatgtttcaacaaatatataggtatttatagagtttttgggtgacttttgagttaaataattttttataattattttaaccATTGACTTTAAATTTGGGCcattagattttttttgttattgtgACGACTTGtccctaattttatgtttttacaaattttaaaagcgtgattttacgaaaatgcccttagaggcgaGGGTATTGACTTTCGTTAATCAACGTATAGTAAGGTGTATGAAATATTCCTTTAGCGTATTCCTGAAGTACTCGACAATACGGGCTCGTAGGCGCAAGCAGAAGAGGATTTGGAGTTACGATTAAAGTTTTACGAAATTGTAAACCCGAGAAGTACTTTTATTTTagttactatatatatatatattcttttatctttatattattatcttttagttattttaatgttggaaaaaaaatgagGGGGGAAGGCTGCCTGATAGCAGCAAGAGAAAGAATGGAGAGTTTCAGGAGGAAAAAAGAGGGGAGATGGTGGCGAAtcaggagaggagagaggaagaaggacGATCAAtcagaagagagagaaatgagggaaataaggaaaaggagagaagaagaaaaaggggggAGAATCAGGTATTAGCCAACCCGCGCGACCCGGTTTTGACCCGAAGCTATATCCGGCGGTTTTCTATCATTTTTCAGAACCCAGACGGTGGCGTTGAGGGCCTTATGGTGGCGATCTACCATTCATGAAGCAAACTCATTCGATCACCACCCATTATCAACTCACttgaacccaggaacaaagcccaatcaaGTTTTGGGGCGTTGGAGTTCAATTGAGGTTGAATTAAAGTGCACCCCACTTAGGGTTGCCGACGGGTTTTGGGGAAATTGGGACTttttttccggccaaattggccttagttataggtatgaaagttgctccactcattgagatctttatttctgtgaaatttgagaatttttagaaatagttgaatttttcggcAAGTTGGGGTGGcaaaccgccacccgcggcgacgCGTAGCCAGGGGACCGTCGATGCTACtattaggctaaattagatgccttgagttCAGTTATGGTAATTGTATGGTGTAGGTTGATTGTTGGAACCTAAATTCTCTACATTACATTAATAGGTCATTATATGAATagacgatccaaccgttggatcgtcaccaaactttaatatgttatagtactTAATATTTGAGGAGCCTGGGAATTTATGGATCGGGAATACGACtcacggatcttcccgaattggatttgtaagttaataaaataaaatgttaaccgccatttggttttggcaattggcggagattcgaccgttggatcgtaatggaaCTTTAGCatgttgttttagaagtataatgtgtatctttggaagtaacggattggaaatccgtgatgcggatcttccggatcgaactacgtggggatgtgttttatgtaaattatgtattctatcggtaagaactctgagatgtgatttgataattgttctagacgacaatggttcgtgatgtctcgatattcATGCTAGGGAGTCTTAGTGCGGACCTAAGgtaagtgggtcttttcctttctatcgtgtgtgtgtgtatatatatatatatgattgataattccacaaacggttataaattgattattgcatataattactatgaatgctttgaagtactaatatgaactacgaatggcttgatccctgtttagggtacgtaggcagtctaacgagccgttagatgcaaccataccataaatgagactaaataattgagacaatagcatTGTTTGGGAAATTGTGCCATGTGAGTGAtattggtggaaaatgtgagatttaaccttatgatttagTGATTGGATGTGGTCATAAATCATCATGTGAAGGATCGagaaattgaagtaaagaatcataagtattgatagttaaactagtgtttagttgaGCTTGCCACCGATAATTACTCTCGAAAATTAATAGTTCGGGAGTAGGGGttatagattgtgcattttacaccacattatatatatatatatatatatggaagtaCTACGATATGGTTAAGTTTTGGATTTGCATCAAGGCATGTCCATAAGTATATTATTGCGCAaaattattgtgaatgctttaAAGTATGAAGGTGAACGCATGATGCTCAGATAAGTTCAAGTGAGCATATGTTGTGAAATGTgggatgcatggttatgattACATTTTATTTGGAACGATTGAGTGATGGCATAACTATATTATGTTTTAAGCAACTTCGACATTGTCGTACAAGTTGTCTATAAGTCGTACATGCCAtattagatgcatttagagctcataaccCTGCACCCTAGTGTTAGTGCTCTCCTTTTGAACTCCTTTTGAGCGTATATTACGTGGTTTAAAACTAGACATGTTCGTGATCTAAACCCATCTAATTTCATGTAATTCCATTGAGTATTGATATGTCAAAATCATACTCAAACTTGAGTCCCGAAATTGCCAGACAACAGCAAATACTAGGTTCCAGTTTTGAGACTCTATTTTGTAATTTGCATAACTTTCAACTTAGAACTCCATTATCTACAAATCTTTTTATGCTTCTAAAGTACACAAAACAAGCTTTGAAACCCATGTAAGTTTGCATCAACCGATATAGTTTTGGGTGTTCAAAATCAGGTTTAATCTTGGTTGATTGAAACTGCTTTTCTGCAACTTTTGTGGAGAGGGAGGTTTTTGCCTTTGCaatatttgtttttctcttaGTTTTAATTCTAATTTACTAATGCATATTGAGTTTGTGGCTAAACCACATTGTATGGTTATGTGTTGGGTTTCAAAGACCCATTTTCTTATACAATTATAAGCTCAATGATTTAATGTATCGGTGCATTTATACCTATTGAAACACAAAAATCACCTATGGTTAAGAATTATTTCCATTCAAACGTATTGGCAGTGATGAAGTTATTATAGATCAACCAAAATGGCATTTGAATTGGGTGCTGTTAAATTAGTAATTCCAAGTACTTTGACTAGAATTAAAGTTTATGTCATGCATTTAGTAATGTCTTATATTTGTGAAAATGAAATTGGTCATGTTGAAGCATCCGTGTACCAGTGACTAAGAACAATGCTTAGGAATCTAGTTAGGGGAAATGCGACAGACAATTACGGAGTTTGATTATACTAAACTTCATGGAATCTTATATTATTGTTTATCTCATTGGTTGATTACTCTTGTTGGGTGCTACTTGATCGTGTGCATAATTGGATGACTTGgatgataattgaattattgctTTTGTTGGATGTCTATTGGTGGGATTATGGCTTGCTTTGATATGAGATGGATTTCGTATTAGACTTTGTAAAACGTGAGGTATGTTAGGGAACTACGAATggtttgatccctgtttagggtacataggcagtttAACGAgaatgttagatgcagccataaagtatacaaaaaatTACTATGCAATTTGATTCTTGAGTTGTGCTTTGCCCATATCCTGGAGGCGGGGTGTGTTAGAGATATGagtatttggtgacgtcacgtgttgATCCTGAACGTATGTcgagatcggggcgtgacaaacAATCCATTTGAATATGAGCTGTTGATCAACCAAAAGAGCTGTTGGGCTCAAATTTATTGGCAGACAAGTGGAAGACACACCCATGTGGATGGGGGCTCCACCACTAATCATGGCCTAAATCCTGGCCTAAATCTGacttttttttaggttttatgtTCAAATTAGAACTTGGGTTGGAATGAATTAATGGGAATAGAAGGGGAATAGAAGGAGAATTATAGGTTTTAGGTCGTGGATTGGAGTTGGCATAAAAGAAGTATGATTTTGGGAGAAAAATgagacaaaagaaaattaaagataACATAAGGTTAATAAAGTGAGtataacatgtcaaatttgacattacGCGCCTACCAGCTGGGCTCCTAACccgcaactctctctctctctctctccccctctccctctgcgcccccccccccccctctctctccctccccctgAATTCTCCTAAAGCATAACGCCAACATACAACCCAAAGGCACAGATTTGTGGATAACGAAGCTCCGAGGATACAATCCAAATTGACCAAAATAACACCTTGGAGCTTCGTCTATCAAATTTTCTTCCTGGTCGGATTCAGTTCCAGCATCGGTTTTGCCCAGCTCGAAAAGGGTGCGTTTTTCTGGTTATCCTCTCAACTGGTTTTACATTCCATAGCAGCAATGTTCTCATGCTTCAAAGTTCGAATTTTCGATTGGTTTTGATATAGGTACCTTGTCTTATTGCTCAGAAATCAATTTTTGAGATAATATTGTTTCGTGCTAACATAAATTTGTAGAGGTGATTTGGAAAAATTGCATAATTCtggtaaaataataaaatttaagggAATATTTAAGCATTGTTATTGTGCATGTAGCTAAAAGCTCACACCTTTTGTgatgaaattcaaatttttgttaCCGTTTTTACAGGTTTAAGAGCCATACGCCTCGGTCCGGAAGTTGAACAATCTTAAAAGCAGTAGGTTTTAGGTTAATGTGGTAAATTAGATGTTCTGTGACTGTCAGTGATGAGGCATTATCTCCGATACCATACTTTGGGAGGGTAATTGAATCAAGGGTGTTTTACATAAGGAGCTAAAATGTGGCCCGGGATACTTCCCAAGGTGAACACTACTGTATGTTCTAGTATTTGGAGAGTGATAAGCAGGAGCTGGCTAGGAGATTTGAAAACTTTACTACCTTGTCGTGGAAAATTGTTGTCACGGAGTTCAGGGTTGTCTTGTAGTGTACCGTATGCAACCCTTTTGATATCAGACGCAACTAGATATAGTTCCAGTCCTCCTGCGTAAGGGAAAATCTATGGCTGCTTCAAGTTCGACACCTGTCTTTGGTGACGTTTATGTTGATGAATTAATTTCAAGTTGCAGGAATTCATTTGACTTATCAAAACCTAGAGGTGTTTATTTTAGTGATAGACGGCAGAGCAGTTTACTGAAACCTAGCTTTGAGGGATATCCAGACGTCATCTTCCTTATGCAACGCTACTGGTGCTGTTCATAATTTGACATTTGATGGCAACTCTAATGATGAACAACCAGCAAACTCTACCATTTTGTCTGACCAGTATGTGCTCTATCTGTTGTTTACTTTGCCTATTTCATTGTTTAGCCATTTACTCAGCACTCGTagatttctttttttgtttagaATGGAATTAAGGGTTATCTTCTGTGCACGCTTACTTGTTAATTGATGTATGTAAAACAATATGAATAGCAAACACAATTGATTAGTGTTTACTTAATTTGAGTTGGGGTTATAGCACTGTCTCAAGCCAATGTAGGCAATTTATGTCCTCAGCGCTATGTATTAGATTGGAAGACACTTTCACAAGTCACATCTATAAGATTTACAGAACAGTATATTCCTTGGTTTCATTTCAGACAGACCAAAAGCTCTGAAGCTACTTTCAGGATCATGTTACCTGCCACATCCTGATAAGGAGGCGACAGGAGGAGAGGATGCCCATTTCATTTGTGAAGATGCACAAGCAATTGGTGTAGCAGATGGTGTGGGTGGATGGGCAGATGTTGGTGTCAATGCTGGATTCTTTTCACGTGAACTTATGTCTCATTCTGTAAGGGCAATTCAAGAGGAACCTGAGGGTTGCTTTAACCCCGCCAGGGTGTTAGAGAAGGCCTGCTCATGTACCAAAGCAAAGGGTTCCTCAACAGCTTGCATTATTGGCCTTACGGAAAAGGTTTGGTTTTTCATTTTGACTAACCTTTCCTGCAGACCTCTATAATTTGTCGGGATGCTTTTCCAATTTTGACCATGTTATGAAAGATGTGATCTGGTTTGTGGAGACAATCATATGCATCATACTACTGACATATATGGACATAAATGATATTGGCGTTTAGTATATATCCGTTACTATACGCAAATCAGGGTTGGAAATACGTCAAGGAAGAACATAAATACTTTCTTTAATTGTAAGACGCTATAGAACGATTCAAGAGTCTTGTTACAGTCATAGACTATACCTGAAAACAACACATATCTTAGGATTCTCGAGTACTTTCTTCATAATTGTTTGCCTGTGGCTGGTGTAGCAGTTCTACAGGGTTTGGTCGGTTTGCCTCCAGCATTTTGCAATTCTGTTGCAAGTGCAGCCCTCTATAATTGAATGCGGTTCATAATTGTATTTATGGAATTATTGCAAGTATTGATAATCTTCCAGAAGTAGTGGGCTGCAGTCTTCCATGTACTTTTGCACTTAGTATGTTGAATTGCAAGCTTTACTTATATATAGCAAAACTTCAAATATAAAAGCCAGCACAAGACATTATTCTATGAACAAAACATGCAGCAGACCAAAACTCAAGAGACAGAACAGCCGAGCTAACTGGAGAAACTAGATCTCAGTTAAATCTTCAAGACACTCAGATATCTCCTTCCCTCCTCCGCGTCGAAGCCTCCGCCTCCTCCCTCTTGCTCTGTTTGTTCTCCTCTTCCTTGCCCTTCTTCTTGTTGTCTCTGAGCCTCTTCCCGCTCCCTCCGCTCGTCTTCCTCTCGTCTTTTCCACTCCTCTTGTTgcctcctctccctctctcttttttcCTGTTGTCTTCTTTCATCATCTCCTTGCCTGCCCTCTTTTTCTTGTTGTCTACCCTCCTCTTCTCGCTCCCTTGCCGCTTCTCGTTCTTCTCTCTCCCTTGCCGCCTCTTGCTCTTCTTGCTCCTTTGG
Above is a window of Malus sylvestris chromosome 15, drMalSylv7.2, whole genome shotgun sequence DNA encoding:
- the LOC126605625 gene encoding probable protein phosphatase 2C 55, encoding MATLMMNNQQTLPFCLTNRPKALKLLSGSCYLPHPDKEATGGEDAHFICEDAQAIGVADGVGGWADVGVNAGFFSRELMSHSVRAIQEEPEGCFNPARVLEKACSCTKAKGSSTACIIGLTEKVWFFILTNLSCRPL